A window from Frischella perrara encodes these proteins:
- a CDS encoding LTA synthase family protein, translating into MMFFPINVWIVMPLVIITLMLASLVKAKKAKLICIVIMTVFIVMEIISIYFSGGFIDYQFFVNLNINDIWEGLLIFKLQALLTVVVFFSFIFLLTKLSVICQNKINVQIRLMILVIMAMSLNYHHGPFDKLTELYQVTSAPKQDFSQALATLKMQDYPHKDQLSASKGKNIIVISLESFEQGFLDFNQLTPNLNQLRQKYDFYGDIPMGKGSSWTTASMYTYMTGIPFLVGGIRTMPFAPYSQTQLVTLPDVLHKADYQTRYIIGGPTFAGIGHVISMFDVDIISEANYQGQYPQAPFGLYDKDIFAIAKRQINELSDSDKPFALFISTISTHAPSGFYDQRMEKVIDKRDDNMEFVAASLDYNLGQFMNYLEEKGLLENTVFYIFPDHLMMGAGTPTIAKLSEKPRSLYLITNASKSDLGQYAAMPNNIYQLDMPRIILNGADVKSNAKFWTDYLHIEKGNNRAEYVEQVLTNLATLNRSAALP; encoded by the coding sequence ATGATGTTTTTCCCAATTAATGTTTGGATTGTTATGCCATTGGTGATTATCACCCTTATGTTAGCTTCCTTAGTTAAGGCTAAAAAAGCAAAATTAATCTGTATTGTGATAATGACTGTTTTTATAGTGATGGAAATAATTTCGATCTATTTTAGTGGCGGTTTTATTGATTATCAGTTTTTTGTTAATTTGAATATAAATGATATTTGGGAAGGTTTGTTAATTTTTAAATTGCAAGCTTTACTAACTGTTGTTGTATTTTTTAGTTTTATATTTCTATTAACCAAGTTATCAGTAATTTGCCAAAATAAAATTAATGTTCAAATTCGGTTAATGATATTGGTCATTATGGCAATGTCACTAAATTATCATCATGGACCTTTTGATAAATTAACTGAATTATATCAAGTTACTAGTGCACCTAAGCAAGATTTTTCGCAAGCATTAGCAACGCTTAAAATGCAAGATTATCCGCATAAAGATCAATTATCGGCTAGCAAAGGTAAAAATATCATTGTTATTTCATTGGAGTCTTTTGAACAGGGCTTTCTAGATTTTAATCAGCTGACCCCGAATTTAAATCAATTACGTCAAAAATATGACTTTTATGGTGATATTCCAATGGGTAAGGGGAGCTCATGGACTACGGCATCAATGTATACTTATATGACAGGTATACCATTTTTGGTGGGTGGAATACGGACTATGCCATTTGCGCCTTATTCACAAACACAATTAGTCACTCTTCCAGATGTGTTACACAAGGCTGATTATCAAACGCGCTATATTATTGGTGGTCCAACGTTTGCTGGAATAGGTCATGTTATCTCAATGTTTGATGTTGATATTATCAGCGAAGCTAATTATCAGGGACAGTACCCTCAGGCTCCTTTTGGATTATATGATAAAGATATTTTTGCTATTGCTAAAAGACAAATTAATGAATTATCAGATAGTGACAAACCATTTGCTTTATTTATTTCCACGATTTCAACCCATGCACCGAGCGGATTTTATGATCAGCGCATGGAAAAGGTCATTGACAAACGCGATGACAATATGGAATTTGTTGCCGCTTCGTTAGATTATAATCTGGGGCAATTTATGAATTATCTTGAGGAAAAAGGGCTATTAGAAAATACCGTATTTTATATTTTTCCTGATCATTTGATGATGGGAGCAGGAACACCAACAATTGCCAAGCTATCTGAAAAACCGCGTTCTCTTTATTTGATCACTAATGCAAGTAAGTCAGATCTTGGTCAATATGCTGCCATGCCAAATAATATTTATCAATTAGATATGCCACGGATTATTCTTAATGGCGCCGATGTCAAATCTAATGCAAAATTCTGGACAGATTATCTCCATATTGAAAAAGGTAATAATCGTGCTGAGTACGTTGAACAAGTTTTAACAAATCTAGCCACATTAAATCGTTCAGCAGCCTTACCTTAA
- a CDS encoding phosphoglycolate phosphatase — MMNKPNDIQAIAFDLDGTLVDSVPGLTLAAQRMLTDLSLPSVTCDQVKNWVGNGIDVMIQRILKAVGGEQTQLSQAKSAFNHHYDQVIEEGTKLFPGVLSTLQTLKENNYAIALVTNKPREFLPSLLKSLGLAPFFDLVLGGGDVIKLKPHPAPLYQVMASFGLYNDQLLFVGDSKNDITAAKNAQCITVGLTYGYNYGEPIANSHPDYVFDHFADILTLLPCPKIAPTK, encoded by the coding sequence ATGATGAATAAACCTAATGATATTCAGGCTATTGCCTTTGATTTGGACGGTACCTTAGTCGATAGCGTTCCCGGACTTACTCTTGCAGCACAAAGAATGTTAACCGATTTATCTCTTCCAAGTGTCACTTGTGATCAAGTTAAAAATTGGGTCGGTAATGGTATTGATGTAATGATACAGCGAATTCTTAAAGCTGTGGGTGGTGAACAAACACAATTATCCCAGGCGAAGAGTGCCTTTAATCACCATTATGATCAAGTGATTGAAGAGGGAACAAAATTGTTTCCCGGTGTACTTAGTACATTGCAAACGCTTAAAGAAAATAATTATGCTATCGCTTTAGTGACGAATAAACCTCGTGAGTTTTTACCTTCGTTATTGAAATCCCTCGGTTTAGCGCCCTTTTTTGATTTAGTTTTAGGTGGCGGTGACGTTATTAAACTTAAACCACATCCAGCCCCTCTTTATCAAGTTATGGCTAGTTTTGGACTGTACAATGATCAATTGTTATTTGTGGGTGATTCCAAAAATGATATTACAGCGGCTAAAAATGCACAGTGTATAACTGTGGGGCTAACTTATGGTTATAACTATGGTGAACCAATAGCAAATAGTCACCCTGACTATGTATTCGATCACTTTGCCGATATTTTGACATTATTACCATGTCCTAAGATCGCTCCGACCAAATAG
- the dam gene encoding adenine-specific DNA-methyltransferase — MKKQRAFLKWAGGKYSLVDKIVKHLPEGDLLIEPFVGAGSVFLNTNYERYILADINEDLISLFNIIKNKPNKFIEDAKLLFTEQNNQAGAFYELREHFNNSQNPYQRALLFLYLNRHCYNGLCRYNNSGEFNVPFGQYQNIYFPENELFAFSEKAQRAEFICSPYDKVMKKAQKGAVIYCDPPYMPLSQSANFTAYYSINFTVRDQKRLALIALKLSKQEIPVLISNHDTIHTRNWYKDAQLHLVETRRSISCDGQGRKKIDELLALYSH; from the coding sequence TTGAAAAAGCAGCGTGCTTTTCTTAAATGGGCAGGTGGGAAGTATTCACTTGTAGATAAAATAGTTAAACACTTACCTGAAGGTGATTTATTGATTGAACCCTTTGTTGGGGCGGGTTCTGTATTTCTAAATACCAATTATGAAAGGTATATTTTAGCCGATATTAATGAAGATTTAATATCGCTATTTAATATTATCAAAAATAAACCGAATAAATTTATTGAAGATGCGAAGTTATTATTTACTGAACAAAATAACCAAGCAGGCGCTTTTTATGAATTAAGGGAGCATTTTAATAATAGCCAAAATCCTTATCAAAGAGCCTTATTATTTTTATATCTAAATCGCCATTGTTATAATGGGTTATGCCGTTATAACAACAGTGGCGAATTTAATGTACCATTTGGTCAATATCAAAATATCTATTTCCCAGAAAATGAATTATTTGCTTTTTCCGAAAAAGCGCAACGGGCAGAGTTTATTTGTTCACCCTATGATAAAGTGATGAAAAAAGCCCAAAAAGGTGCTGTCATCTATTGTGATCCACCTTATATGCCATTATCGCAAAGCGCAAATTTTACCGCTTATTATTCGATCAACTTTACTGTTCGTGATCAAAAACGTTTAGCGCTTATAGCATTAAAATTATCTAAACAGGAAATACCCGTACTGATTTCCAACCATGATACTATTCATACTCGAAATTGGTATAAAGATGCACAATTGCATCTTGTAGAAACGCGTCGCTCAATAAGTTGTGATGGACAAGGTCGAAAAAAGATAGATGAACTTTTAGCTCTCTATTCCCATTAA
- a CDS encoding LysE family translocator, with amino-acid sequence MMNYDLFIVVATISLLGMVSPGPDFFMVVKNSLNYQRKYALMTCLGVIMGIFTHMSYCIAGIAVLIKTTPWLFTFLRYAGAAYLAWIGFKALLAKNSGVSYVNQSAKIMNVTYRKAFIQGYLCNLLNPKATLFFLAIFTQVLALDSSLMDKLIVAFIILVEAIIWWPIVTAIFQSELIQRRYFKIQFLVDKLLGFILLGLAIRVAFDY; translated from the coding sequence ATGATGAATTATGATTTATTTATCGTTGTAGCAACCATTAGTTTATTAGGTATGGTTTCGCCTGGACCAGATTTTTTTATGGTTGTTAAAAATAGTTTAAACTACCAACGCAAGTATGCATTAATGACTTGTTTGGGAGTTATTATGGGAATCTTTACCCATATGAGTTATTGTATAGCAGGTATTGCGGTATTAATTAAAACTACACCTTGGCTATTTACCTTCTTACGTTATGCGGGCGCTGCTTATTTAGCTTGGATTGGTTTTAAAGCATTACTTGCAAAAAATAGCGGGGTAAGCTATGTAAATCAATCAGCTAAGATAATGAATGTTACCTATCGTAAAGCTTTCATACAAGGCTATTTATGTAATTTACTCAATCCAAAAGCCACTTTATTCTTTCTTGCTATATTCACTCAAGTGTTAGCATTAGATTCATCTTTAATGGATAAATTGATTGTTGCGTTCATCATTTTGGTTGAAGCAATAATCTGGTGGCCAATTGTTACAGCTATATTTCAATCAGAACTTATTCAACGACGTTATTTTAAAATACAATTTTTGGTGGATAAGTTATTAGGTTTTATTTTGCTCGGTTTAGCCATTAGAGTTGCATTCGATTATTAA
- the rpe gene encoding ribulose-phosphate 3-epimerase — protein sequence MKNYLIAPSILSANFAKLGEDTQKVLNAGADVIHFDVMDNHYVPNLTMGPMFCKALRDYGIMAPIDVHLMVSPVDELIPTFAKAGASNISIHPEATLHLDRSLQLIKDHGCTAGIVLNPATPLNCLDYVLDKVDIILLMGVNPGFGGQSFIPHTLSKIKQVRERIDQIGRDIRLEIDGGVKVDNIAEIARAGANMFVAGSAIFGAPDYKTVIDAMRLQLAMVKE from the coding sequence ATGAAAAATTATCTTATTGCACCGTCAATTTTATCTGCCAATTTTGCTAAACTTGGAGAAGACACGCAAAAGGTACTTAATGCAGGCGCAGATGTTATACATTTTGATGTGATGGATAATCACTATGTGCCCAATTTAACGATGGGACCGATGTTTTGTAAAGCATTACGTGATTACGGTATTATGGCGCCAATTGACGTTCATTTAATGGTTTCTCCTGTTGATGAATTAATCCCAACTTTTGCCAAAGCCGGTGCCAGTAATATTTCGATTCACCCAGAAGCAACTCTACATTTGGATCGTTCCTTACAATTAATTAAAGATCATGGTTGCACTGCCGGTATTGTTTTAAACCCTGCGACTCCCCTTAATTGCTTAGATTATGTATTAGATAAAGTTGATATTATTTTGTTAATGGGAGTAAATCCAGGTTTCGGGGGGCAATCATTTATTCCACATACATTATCCAAAATAAAACAAGTTCGTGAACGAATTGATCAGATTGGTCGCGATATTCGTCTCGAAATTGATGGTGGTGTAAAAGTAGATAACATTGCTGAAATTGCACGAGCGGGAGCCAATATGTTCGTAGCAGGATCAGCTATTTTTGGTGCACCAGATTATAAAACAGTCATTGATGCAATGAGACTACAACTTGCGATGGTAAAAGAATGA
- a CDS encoding MJ1255/VC2487 family glycosyltransferase, which yields MKILFGVQGTGNGHISRCRTLAKALKAAGAEVDYIFSGRDAKDYFDMNDFGNYKTYKGMSFVTQNGKINIRKTVSRIRAFRLIKDVRELNLDEYDTIISDFEPVSAWAAYHQERQCLGISNQVICQYLKPKEYGLIANAIMKFYAPVTDPVGLHWFHFGHSLIPPIIDPMTKHEENGRIVVYLPFESLENIINLLEPFSQQYAFDCFHPSIEQPLVESNINLYPLSRDMFTQAIASCSGVISNTGFALISEALVLGKKILTKPVLGQFEQIYNGHCLEKLELATVMQTLNKSLLEYWLNQSSPEPVIYPEVAPQLAEWIVSGQKEPLSELSRHLWQQTTFPNHVQQKIIELGYGL from the coding sequence ATGAAAATCCTTTTTGGCGTTCAAGGAACAGGCAATGGTCATATAAGCCGTTGTCGAACTCTAGCTAAAGCCTTGAAAGCTGCTGGAGCCGAAGTTGATTATATTTTTAGTGGTCGAGATGCTAAAGACTATTTTGATATGAACGATTTTGGTAATTATAAAACCTACAAAGGAATGAGTTTTGTCACACAAAATGGAAAAATCAATATTCGTAAAACTGTCAGTCGAATTAGAGCATTCCGTTTAATAAAAGATGTCCGTGAATTAAACTTGGATGAGTATGATACTATTATTAGTGATTTCGAACCCGTTAGTGCTTGGGCAGCTTATCATCAAGAACGCCAGTGTTTGGGAATCAGCAATCAAGTAATTTGCCAATATCTAAAACCCAAAGAGTATGGGCTTATCGCCAATGCGATTATGAAATTTTATGCGCCAGTAACTGATCCAGTAGGTTTACACTGGTTTCACTTTGGTCATTCATTAATACCGCCAATTATTGACCCGATGACAAAGCATGAAGAAAATGGAAGAATTGTCGTTTATTTACCATTCGAATCGTTGGAAAATATTATCAATTTACTTGAACCGTTCAGTCAACAATATGCTTTTGACTGCTTTCATCCTAGCATAGAACAACCATTGGTAGAAAGTAACATTAATCTTTACCCATTAAGCCGAGATATGTTTACGCAAGCTATCGCATCATGTTCCGGAGTAATCAGCAATACTGGTTTTGCTCTCATTTCTGAAGCACTCGTTCTGGGTAAAAAAATACTCACTAAACCAGTATTAGGTCAATTTGAGCAAATCTATAATGGCCACTGTCTTGAAAAATTAGAACTTGCAACCGTAATGCAAACACTTAATAAGTCATTATTAGAATATTGGTTGAATCAATCATCACCTGAACCGGTTATTTATCCAGAAGTTGCACCGCAACTAGCGGAATGGATTGTATCAGGGCAAAAGGAGCCTTTATCAGAGTTAAGTCGCCATTTATGGCAACAAACAACTTTTCCTAACCACGTTCAACAAAAAATTATTGAATTGGGTTATGGACTTTAG
- the folA gene encoding type 3 dihydrofolate reductase gives MILSIIVAMAKDRVIGLNNQMPWHLPADLAWFKKNTINKPVIMGRKTFESIGRPLPNRHNIIISRTPQTSDNPNITWVTSLSDALAVEKDSSEIFIIGGGNIYQQALPLVNRLYLTHIDTAPIGDTYFPDYQREHWHQIYVEDHQIDEKNPYNYRFEILEKN, from the coding sequence ATGATTTTAAGTATTATTGTGGCGATGGCCAAAGATCGAGTTATTGGTTTAAATAACCAAATGCCTTGGCACCTACCGGCTGATTTAGCTTGGTTTAAAAAAAACACAATAAATAAACCTGTTATTATGGGTAGAAAAACATTCGAATCAATTGGGCGTCCACTACCAAATCGACATAATATTATTATCAGTCGAACCCCTCAAACGAGTGATAATCCTAATATCACTTGGGTAACCTCACTATCTGACGCACTGGCTGTAGAAAAAGACAGTTCGGAGATTTTTATCATTGGTGGCGGAAATATCTATCAACAAGCATTACCGCTCGTCAACCGCTTATACCTAACTCATATAGATACAGCCCCAATTGGTGATACCTATTTTCCTGACTATCAACGTGAGCACTGGCATCAGATTTATGTAGAAGATCATCAAATTGATGAAAAGAATCCCTATAATTATCGATTTGAAATATTAGAGAAAAATTAG
- the gutQ gene encoding arabinose-5-phosphate isomerase GutQ — protein sequence MNSSRQAQLLQYGRELIESELSEAQKLLHRLDHNFIQACELILATKGKVVVSGVGKSGHIGKKIAASLASTGTPSFFMHLSEALHGDLGMVNSTDTIILISYSGRANEFNFILPILKDLNVPIIAITGGKTSPLAKAANTVLDVSIEKEACPMGLAPTSSSTNTLLIGDALAIAVMRARGFNEEDFARSHPAGSLGAKLLNRVKDVMRTGERIPKIAESATVFDAMLELSRTGLGLIAVCDANNHIKGVFTDGDLRRLLLNNGTLHDPINQVMTSPGYRLPENKKAIEALKVFNDYNITAAPVVDQNDCLVGAINIHDLHQAGIS from the coding sequence ATGAATTCATCTAGGCAAGCGCAATTATTACAATATGGACGTGAACTAATTGAATCTGAACTGAGTGAAGCTCAAAAACTATTACATCGACTTGATCATAATTTTATTCAAGCCTGTGAACTTATTTTGGCAACAAAAGGCAAAGTGGTGGTATCTGGTGTTGGCAAATCAGGTCATATAGGAAAAAAAATTGCCGCATCCTTAGCAAGTACTGGCACACCATCATTTTTCATGCATTTATCAGAAGCATTGCATGGCGATTTAGGTATGGTCAACAGCACTGATACAATCATTCTCATATCTTATTCAGGTAGAGCAAATGAATTTAATTTTATTTTACCTATATTAAAAGATCTGAACGTACCGATAATTGCCATAACTGGTGGTAAAACATCGCCATTAGCTAAAGCAGCCAATACAGTTTTAGACGTTAGCATTGAGAAAGAAGCTTGCCCTATGGGATTAGCCCCAACTTCCAGTTCAACTAACACTTTATTAATAGGCGATGCACTTGCTATTGCTGTCATGAGAGCGAGAGGATTTAATGAAGAAGATTTTGCCCGTTCTCACCCTGCCGGTAGCTTAGGTGCAAAATTACTTAACCGAGTTAAAGACGTTATGCGTACCGGAGAGCGAATACCTAAAATCGCTGAAAGTGCAACGGTATTTGATGCAATGCTTGAACTAAGTCGCACAGGATTAGGTTTAATTGCAGTGTGTGATGCAAATAATCATATTAAGGGAGTCTTTACCGATGGCGATTTGCGTCGTTTATTATTAAATAATGGTACATTACATGATCCGATAAACCAAGTAATGACATCACCGGGTTATCGTCTTCCTGAAAACAAGAAAGCCATTGAAGCGTTAAAAGTATTTAACGATTATAATATTACCGCTGCACCCGTCGTCGATCAGAATGATTGCTTAGTCGGCGCAATTAATATACATGATTTACATCAAGCTGGTATTTCCTAG
- the trkA gene encoding Trk system potassium transporter TrkA: MKIIILGAGQTGSALAEYLVTEHSNDVTVIDEATEKLQSLQERFDLQVIHGKVCYPQVLQSAGAEDADMLVAVTNSDEANMLACQIAHSVFNIPQKVARIRASEYSDDDYPLFSIDNGIPINHIISPEKLITQHISQLVQYPGALQIASFYDNKVYLVMVTAYYGGALVGSELSEIKEHLPHVEVKVVAIYRQHRFIRPIATTIIEAGDLVYFITTPQNIKAVTSELQRLEKPFKRIMISGGGSVAVTLAKQLEEDYQVKLIEQNIQNAELIAEQLANTTVLHGESADQELLSQEQVELTDLFIAVTGDDESNIMSAMLAKRMGAKKVIVLIQRQAYLELINESVIDIAISPQLTTISALLSHIRQSGIVKVVSLRQGNSEVIEVIAHGDRQTSKLVGRTINEIRLPSGATIGAIVRGDDVLIDREDIVIEDNDHLIIFLSDRKSINDIEKLL, translated from the coding sequence ATGAAAATCATTATCCTTGGTGCAGGTCAAACTGGTAGCGCGCTGGCTGAATATTTGGTAACTGAACACTCAAATGATGTAACTGTCATCGATGAAGCAACAGAAAAACTGCAATCCCTGCAAGAACGATTTGATCTTCAAGTTATCCATGGTAAAGTTTGTTATCCTCAAGTATTACAAAGTGCCGGCGCAGAAGATGCGGATATGCTTGTTGCGGTAACTAATTCAGATGAAGCTAATATGCTAGCTTGTCAAATTGCACATTCAGTATTTAATATTCCACAAAAAGTTGCCCGTATACGAGCCTCCGAATACAGCGATGATGATTATCCTCTTTTCTCAATTGATAATGGTATTCCTATTAATCATATCATTTCTCCTGAAAAATTGATTACCCAGCATATCAGTCAATTAGTTCAATATCCAGGGGCGCTACAAATCGCATCATTTTATGATAATAAAGTCTATTTAGTTATGGTAACGGCTTATTATGGTGGAGCATTAGTAGGAAGTGAATTATCAGAAATTAAAGAACATTTACCTCATGTAGAGGTTAAAGTCGTCGCGATTTATCGCCAACACCGATTTATCCGCCCCATTGCGACTACAATTATTGAAGCGGGAGACCTCGTTTACTTCATCACAACGCCACAAAATATTAAAGCGGTAACGAGTGAGCTACAACGCTTAGAAAAACCATTTAAACGGATTATGATTAGTGGTGGCGGAAGTGTCGCTGTTACTCTAGCTAAACAATTAGAAGAAGATTATCAAGTTAAGCTAATTGAACAAAATATACAAAATGCCGAACTTATTGCTGAACAATTAGCAAATACCACAGTCTTGCATGGTGAATCAGCCGATCAAGAATTACTTTCTCAAGAACAGGTTGAATTGACAGACTTATTTATTGCTGTCACGGGCGATGATGAATCTAATATTATGTCCGCTATGCTAGCCAAAAGAATGGGCGCTAAAAAGGTTATAGTACTGATTCAACGACAAGCCTATTTAGAACTGATTAATGAAAGTGTCATTGATATTGCAATCTCACCACAGTTAACCACAATTTCAGCGCTGTTAAGCCATATCCGCCAGTCGGGAATTGTTAAAGTCGTATCACTAAGACAAGGTAATTCCGAAGTAATTGAAGTAATCGCTCATGGTGATCGTCAAACATCAAAATTAGTCGGACGAACAATTAATGAAATTCGTTTACCATCGGGCGCAACCATTGGCGCTATTGTTCGTGGTGATGATGTACTTATTGATAGAGAAGATATTGTCATCGAAGATAATGATCATCTCATTATTTTTTTATCAGATCGTAAAAGTATCAATGATATTGAAAAATTACTTTAA
- the trpS gene encoding tryptophan--tRNA ligase codes for MSKPIVFSGAQPSGELSLGNYLGALRNWVKLQDEYDCIYCIVNQHAITVRQDPEKLKKATLDTLALYLACGIDPNKSTIFVQSQVPTHAELAWVLNCYTYFGELSRMTQFKDKSARHAENINAGLFDYPVLMAADILLYQANLVPVGDDQKQHLELTRDIASRFNALYGEIFKVPEPFIAQAGARVMSLQDPSKKMSKSDENRNNVIGLLENPKDVEKKIKRAVTDSDDPPIVRYDVKNKAGVSNLLDILTGITGTPIAELEQQFEGKMYGHLKTEVATQVSAMLAQLQERYYQYRNDEDILFDIMHDGAKKATARSQATLNQVYDAIGFIR; via the coding sequence ATGAGTAAACCGATTGTTTTTAGCGGTGCCCAACCTTCTGGCGAGTTATCTTTAGGTAACTATCTAGGTGCACTACGCAACTGGGTAAAATTACAAGATGAATATGATTGTATATATTGCATTGTCAATCAACACGCGATTACCGTTAGACAAGATCCGGAAAAACTAAAAAAAGCCACACTTGATACACTTGCGCTATATTTGGCTTGCGGTATCGATCCTAACAAAAGTACCATTTTTGTTCAATCGCAAGTACCTACTCATGCAGAATTAGCTTGGGTATTAAACTGTTATACTTATTTTGGTGAATTAAGTCGCATGACACAGTTTAAAGATAAATCGGCTCGACATGCTGAAAATATTAATGCCGGCTTATTTGATTACCCCGTATTAATGGCTGCCGATATTCTTCTTTATCAAGCCAATCTAGTTCCAGTAGGCGATGATCAGAAACAGCATCTTGAATTAACACGTGATATTGCCAGTCGTTTTAATGCGTTATATGGTGAAATCTTTAAGGTACCTGAACCATTTATTGCTCAAGCTGGAGCAAGAGTCATGTCTTTACAAGATCCGAGTAAGAAAATGTCTAAATCCGATGAAAATCGGAACAATGTGATAGGCTTATTAGAAAATCCTAAAGATGTCGAGAAAAAAATTAAACGTGCTGTCACTGATTCTGATGATCCACCAATAGTGCGTTATGATGTAAAAAATAAAGCAGGAGTATCCAACCTATTAGATATCTTGACGGGAATTACAGGAACGCCAATTGCTGAACTTGAGCAGCAATTTGAAGGTAAAATGTATGGACACTTGAAAACTGAAGTTGCAACGCAAGTTTCCGCAATGCTAGCACAATTACAAGAACGTTATTATCAATATCGCAATGATGAAGATATTCTGTTCGATATTATGCATGATGGTGCGAAAAAAGCGACTGCTAGATCTCAAGCTACCTTAAATCAAGTCTATGATGCCATTGGTTTTATCAGATAA
- a CDS encoding SPOR domain-containing protein gives MNNPIRTNKEDRYFSEESQSASNLSQSFLMNKKLLTIMVTSIIIVLLLIIIYLLFNRPIQYVDVSNNHLTNSDSIERYSQGYQTLTPPSISSNSISTSSENAYTGKERIEISDDVAERMSQMYNSNNTLIEFNSQNTYLDIEHNELPLGKTLPNDHYTIQLIATSSLESIMAFAKSHKLTNYQIYETRRENKPWFVLIKGSFTNIKDAKTVIQNLPSELQRNSPWVKSGTVVNREKLVLQ, from the coding sequence GTGAATAATCCAATTCGTACCAATAAAGAAGATCGCTATTTCTCTGAAGAATCTCAGAGTGCATCTAATTTAAGTCAGTCCTTTTTAATGAATAAAAAGTTACTAACAATCATGGTTACATCCATTATCATTGTTTTATTACTGATTATTATCTACTTACTATTTAATCGCCCGATACAATATGTTGATGTGAGTAATAATCACTTAACTAATTCAGATAGTATAGAAAGATATAGTCAAGGTTATCAAACATTAACACCGCCGAGTATATCGTCAAATTCGATCTCAACAAGTTCTGAAAATGCTTATACGGGTAAAGAGCGTATTGAGATTTCTGATGATGTTGCCGAGCGTATGTCTCAAATGTACAATTCCAATAATACACTTATTGAATTTAACAGCCAAAATACATATCTTGATATTGAGCATAATGAATTGCCATTAGGTAAAACGCTTCCGAATGATCACTATACTATCCAACTTATTGCAACATCATCATTGGAAAGTATTATGGCATTTGCAAAATCACATAAACTGACTAATTACCAAATCTATGAAACTCGTCGCGAAAACAAACCTTGGTTTGTACTTATTAAAGGTAGTTTTACCAATATCAAAGATGCGAAAACAGTTATTCAAAATTTACCGTCAGAGTTACAACGTAATTCGCCTTGGGTTAAATCAGGTACAGTAGTTAATAGAGAAAAGCTAGTTTTACAATGA
- the aroK gene encoding shikimate kinase AroK, with protein sequence MAEKRNIFLIGPMGAGKSTIGRQIAQQLGMDFFDSDQEIERRTGADIAWIFDLEGEDGFRAREEKVINELTEKQGVVLATGGGSILSKETRNRLSARGIVVYLQTTIEKQMARTQKDKRRPLLQGGNTLRERYEELEEERVPLYEEIADITIKTDEQSAKGVASYIIEQIEQI encoded by the coding sequence ATGGCAGAGAAGCGGAATATCTTTTTGATTGGCCCAATGGGGGCAGGTAAAAGTACTATTGGTAGGCAGATCGCACAACAGTTAGGTATGGATTTTTTTGATTCCGATCAAGAAATTGAAAGACGTACCGGAGCTGATATTGCATGGATCTTTGATTTAGAAGGTGAAGACGGTTTTCGTGCTAGAGAAGAGAAGGTGATCAATGAATTGACTGAGAAGCAAGGCGTTGTATTAGCCACAGGTGGTGGTTCAATCTTATCTAAAGAAACACGCAATCGCCTATCAGCAAGAGGTATTGTAGTTTATTTACAAACTACAATAGAAAAACAAATGGCCCGGACGCAGAAAGATAAACGTCGACCATTATTACAGGGTGGCAACACACTCCGTGAACGTTATGAAGAACTTGAAGAAGAACGTGTCCCATTGTATGAAGAGATAGCAGATATAACAATAAAAACGGATGAACAAAGTGCTAAAGGTGTAGCTAGTTATATCATAGAGCAAATCGAACAAATATAA